A single Thermincola ferriacetica DNA region contains:
- a CDS encoding ArsR/SmtB family transcription factor — protein sequence MKKIAEFFKALGDETRLKIINMLAEQEMCVCEILDKLDMSQPAVSHHLKILRQAGLVKDSRDGKWIYYSLNGDVFKEVFEGEEVGVVEAYAEPIKRKLNNLQPSPVRTDPSICEKLTMKKAASKK from the coding sequence ATGAAAAAAATTGCGGAATTTTTTAAAGCTCTTGGGGATGAAACAAGGTTAAAAATCATAAATATGTTGGCGGAACAGGAAATGTGTGTTTGTGAAATCCTTGACAAATTGGATATGTCTCAGCCGGCCGTTTCTCATCACCTGAAGATTCTCAGGCAGGCTGGGTTAGTAAAGGACAGCCGGGACGGAAAATGGATATACTACTCTCTCAACGGAGATGTTTTCAAGGAAGTGTTTGAAGGCGAAGAAGTGGGTGTAGTGGAAGCCTATGCGGAACCAATCAAAAGGAAGTTAAACAATTTACAGCCGTCCCCGGTCAGGACAGACCCGTCAATCTGCGAAAAACTCACTATGAAAAAAGCAGCCAGCAAAAAGTAA